The following proteins are encoded in a genomic region of Zea mays cultivar B73 chromosome 9, Zm-B73-REFERENCE-NAM-5.0, whole genome shotgun sequence:
- the LOC103639240 gene encoding kinesin-like protein KIN-14F isoform X1, translating into MDCATAQRSAAFQTEPNRPQHRSATQRARALGVEGMTEASAILSFSAAAVVEDVLRQHGCRLSERDLASRRAEEAAGRRNEAAGWLRRTVGAVAARDLPEEPSEEEFRLGLRNGQILCGALNRVHLGAVPKVVVNTAADSVLQADGAALSAFQYFENVRNFLVAAQEIGLPCFEASDLEQGGKSARVVNCVLALKSYCDWKQCGGTGPWKYGGNLKPSVSGKSFGRKNSEPFQRSQSINEGEVPYEEAGFNGYAHFDSSDMQSTWRPLKMLVSAVLSDKRPDEVPQLLESMLSKLVEEFENRLNSQNELVKAALKNGIDNTRSFSKSKVLVETTPNTSGRKMDTADIYCNHKQTKKVASSELALKQYSILQQQSKNVEELKSDLINTRDGMEYMQMKYAEDLNLLGRHLFSLAHAASGYHKVLEENRKLYNQVQDLKGSIRVYCRVRPFLPGQASPSTVASIDEGNITLVIPSKSGKEVRKTFSFNKVFGSSATQDEVFLDTQPLIRSVLDGYNVCIFAYGQTGSGKTYTMSGPKNMTEQTQGVNYRALGDLFKLAEQRKRTFIYDIAVQMIEIYNEQVRDLLVTDGLNKKLEIRNNSQNGLNVPDASLVRVASTMDVMELMNVGHKNRAVGATALNDRSSRSHSCLTVHVKGRDLTSGTILRGCMHLVDLAGSERVDKSEVTGERLKEAQHINKSLSALGDVIASLAQKNSHVPYRNSKLTQLLQDSLGGQAKTLMFVHISPESDAVGETISTLKFAERVSTVELGAAQLNKESGEVRELKAQIAQLKSALAAKDLGSEQIISHDTEAFNIKMPSPGFSIKRQGSCDLLSTQTNFRQPLDAVGNIEARANPTLRQKKPSFDLQDLLTANDSPSWPDSNLRVNFQTGDEREVIGGDWIDKVVVNNNNSVGDWEGDNAALPDFFYQRYHSGMREKQYQRNNTRQKDDHEYEEQRSRFYSTNTDDSDDIDMATSDSSESDALWQQLNVQSMDNSISLSGSKVKKPQIKLRDGSDARTPIHSQIPSASRKVANGSNRSVRQPLSRSDSRRLSSNGRQSGAK; encoded by the exons ATGGACTGCGCAACAGCGCAGCGCAGCGCAGCATTTCAAACCGAGCCAAACCGGCCGCAGCATCGCAGCGCAACGCAGCGGGCACGCGCCTTGGGGGTGGAGGGAATGACGGAGGCGTCGGCGATCCTCTCGTTCTCCGCGGCCGCCGTGGTGGAAGACGTGCTGCGGCAGCACGGGTGCCGCCTCAGCGAACGCGACCTCGCGTCCCGCAGGGCCGAGGAAGCCG CGGGGAGGAGGAACGAGGCGGCGGGGTGGCTGCGCCGCACGGTGGGGGCGGTTGCCGCGCGCGATCTTCCGGAGGAGCCGTCCGAGGAGGAGTTCCGCCTCGGCCTCCGCAACGGCCAGATCCTCTGCGGCGCGCTTAACCGGGTCCACCTGGGTGCCGTCCCGAAG GTGGTCGTAAACACGGCGGCGGACTCCGTGCTCCAGGCCGACGGCGCGGCGCTGTCGGCGTTCCAGTACTTCGAGAACGTGCGCAACTTCCTGGTGGCGGCGCAGGAGATCGGCCTGCCGTGCTTCGAGGCCTCCGATTTGGAGCAG GGAGGGAAGAGCGCCAGGGTGGTGAACTGCGTCCTCGCGCTGAAGTCATACTGTGACTGGAAGCAATGCGGTGGCACCGGGCCGTGGAAGTACGGGGGGAATCTTAAGCCATCAGTGTCCGGCAAGTCCTTCGGGAGGAAGAACTCTGAGCCGTTCCAGAGGAGCCAATCGATCAATGAAGGTGAAGTGCCCTATGAGGAAGCTGGGTTCAATGGCTACGCTCATTTTGATTCCAGCGACATG CAGTCAACATGGCGCCCCCTTAAAATGTTGGTCAGTGCAGTTTTGTCCGACAAAAGGCCAGATGAAGTTCCACAG CTCTTGGAGTCCATGCTGAGCAAACTTGTTGAAGAATTTGAAAATCGTCTAAACAGCCAAAATGAACTG GTCAAAGCGGCTCTAAAAAATGGTATTGATAACACCAGATCCTTTTCAAAATCAAAGGTTCTGGTTGAGACCACTCCTAATACTAGTGGGAGAAAG ATGGATACAGCAGATATTTACTGTAACCATAAACAAACAAAAAAAGTAGCATCAAGTGAATTGGCACTGAAGCAATATTCAATTCTACAACAACAGTCAAAGAATGTTGAG GAACTTAAGAGTGATTTAATAAATACAAGGGATGGTATGGAGTATATGCAAATGAAGTACGCTGAGGATCTCAACCTTCTTG GAAGGCACCTGTTTAGCTTGGCTCATGCTGCTTCTGGTTATCACAAAGTTCTTGAAGAAAATAGAAAACTATACAACCAGGTGCAGGATCTTAAAG GAAGTATTAGGGTATATTGTAGGGTGCGTCCCTTTTTGCCGGGACAAGCAAGTCCGTCCACTGTGGCTTCCATTGACGAGGGCAacataacccttgtcatcccttccAAGTCTGGAAAGGAAGTACGGAAAACTTTTAGCTTCAATAAGGTTTTTGGCTCATCAGCGACACAAG ATGAGGTGTTCTTGGATACTCAACCCCTTATTCGCTCGGTTCTTGATGGATACAATGTATGTATCTTTGCATATGGCCAAACTGGATCAGGGAAGACATACACGATG AGTGGGCCCAAAAACATGACTGAGCAAACCCAAGGTGTCAACTATCGGGCACTTGGTGATCTATTTAAGCTTGCTGAACAAAGGAAGAGAACCTTCATTTATGATATTGCTGTGCAAATGATTGAGATTTACAATGAACAAGTCAGGGACCTCCTTGTCACTGacggtctcaacaaaaa ATTAGAGATTCGGAATAACTCTCAAAATGGGCTAAATGTGCCAGATGCAAGTCTTGTTCGTGTGGCATCAACAATGGATGTCATGGAATTGATGAATGTTGGGCACAAGAATCGTGCTGTTGGTGCCACTGCACTAAATGACAGGAGTAGTCGTTCCCACAG TTGTTTAACTGTTCATGTTAAGGGAAGGGATCTGACATCAGGGACAATCCTTCGCGGTTGCATGCATTTAGTTGATCTTGCTGGCAGTGAACGGGTTGATAAATCAGAGGTCACTGGAGAAAGGTTAAAAGAAGCACagcatataaacaaatcattgtcagccTTAGGGGATGTAATTGCTTCGCTTGCCCAAAAGAATTCACATGTACCTTACAGGAATAGTAAATTAACACAACTTCTCCAAGATTCACTTG GAGGTCAGGCCAAAACCTTGATGTTTGTTCATATAAGCCCAGAAAGTGATGCTGTAGGAGAAACCATCAGCACCTTGAAGTTTGCCGAGCGTGTGTCAACTGTTGAACTTGGTGCTGCTCAACTAAATAAAGAATCTGGAGAAGTTAGAGAGCTTAAGGCGCAG ATTGCTCAACTTAAATCAGCATTAGCTGCAAAAGATTTAGGATCGGAGCAAATCATCAGTCATGACACTGAGGCATTTAACATAAAGATGCCTTCGCCTGGTTTTTCAATTAAGCGACAGGGTAGCTGTGATCTACTGTCTACCCAAACTAACTTCAGACAACCATTGGATGCTGTTGGAAACATAGAG GCTAGAGCCAATCCTACACTGAGGCAAAAGAAACCAAGCTTTGACCTCCAGGATTTATTAACAGCAAATGATTCTCCTTCATGGCCAGATAGCAATTTGAGGGTAAATTTTCAGACGGGAGATGAAAGAGAAGTAATTGGTGGGGACTGGATAGATAAGGTTGTAGTGAACAACAATAATTCAGTCGGTGACTGGGAGGGTGACAATGCAGCTTTACCTGACTTCTTTTACCAGAGATATCATTCAGGTATGAGGGAGAAGCAGTACCAGAGGAATAACACAAGACAAAAGGATGACCATGAGTATGAAGAGCAAAGGTCTCGATTTTACTCTACCAATACTGATGATTCTGATGACATTGACATGGCAACAAGTGATTCCTCAGAATCAGATGCGCTATGGCAGCAGCTCAATGTCCAAAGCATGGATAACTCTATTAGTTTGAGCGGTTCAAAGGTTAAGAAACCACAAATAAAGCTTAGAGATGGTTCAGATGCCAG GACACCAATCCATTCTCAAATACCATCAGCGTCAAGAAAAGTTGCAAACGGTTCAAACAGATCTGTTAGGCAGCCTTTAAGCAGAAGCGACAGCAGAAGGCTTTCATCAAATGGAAGACAATCTGGTGCAAAGTAG
- the LOC103639240 gene encoding kinesin-like protein KIN-14F isoform X2 — protein MDCATAQRSAAFQTEPNRPQHRSATQRARALGVEGMTEASAILSFSAAAVVEDVLRQHGCRLSERDLASRRAEEAAGRRNEAAGWLRRTVGAVAARDLPEEPSEEEFRLGLRNGQILCGALNRVHLGAVPKVVVNTAADSVLQADGAALSAFQYFENVRNFLVAAQEIGLPCFEASDLEQGGKSARVVNCVLALKSYCDWKQCGGTGPWKYGGNLKPSVSGKSFGRKNSEPFQRSQSINEGEVPYEEAGFNGYAHFDSSDMSTWRPLKMLVSAVLSDKRPDEVPQLLESMLSKLVEEFENRLNSQNELVKAALKNGIDNTRSFSKSKVLVETTPNTSGRKMDTADIYCNHKQTKKVASSELALKQYSILQQQSKNVEELKSDLINTRDGMEYMQMKYAEDLNLLGRHLFSLAHAASGYHKVLEENRKLYNQVQDLKGSIRVYCRVRPFLPGQASPSTVASIDEGNITLVIPSKSGKEVRKTFSFNKVFGSSATQDEVFLDTQPLIRSVLDGYNVCIFAYGQTGSGKTYTMSGPKNMTEQTQGVNYRALGDLFKLAEQRKRTFIYDIAVQMIEIYNEQVRDLLVTDGLNKKLEIRNNSQNGLNVPDASLVRVASTMDVMELMNVGHKNRAVGATALNDRSSRSHSCLTVHVKGRDLTSGTILRGCMHLVDLAGSERVDKSEVTGERLKEAQHINKSLSALGDVIASLAQKNSHVPYRNSKLTQLLQDSLGGQAKTLMFVHISPESDAVGETISTLKFAERVSTVELGAAQLNKESGEVRELKAQIAQLKSALAAKDLGSEQIISHDTEAFNIKMPSPGFSIKRQGSCDLLSTQTNFRQPLDAVGNIEARANPTLRQKKPSFDLQDLLTANDSPSWPDSNLRVNFQTGDEREVIGGDWIDKVVVNNNNSVGDWEGDNAALPDFFYQRYHSGMREKQYQRNNTRQKDDHEYEEQRSRFYSTNTDDSDDIDMATSDSSESDALWQQLNVQSMDNSISLSGSKVKKPQIKLRDGSDARTPIHSQIPSASRKVANGSNRSVRQPLSRSDSRRLSSNGRQSGAK, from the exons ATGGACTGCGCAACAGCGCAGCGCAGCGCAGCATTTCAAACCGAGCCAAACCGGCCGCAGCATCGCAGCGCAACGCAGCGGGCACGCGCCTTGGGGGTGGAGGGAATGACGGAGGCGTCGGCGATCCTCTCGTTCTCCGCGGCCGCCGTGGTGGAAGACGTGCTGCGGCAGCACGGGTGCCGCCTCAGCGAACGCGACCTCGCGTCCCGCAGGGCCGAGGAAGCCG CGGGGAGGAGGAACGAGGCGGCGGGGTGGCTGCGCCGCACGGTGGGGGCGGTTGCCGCGCGCGATCTTCCGGAGGAGCCGTCCGAGGAGGAGTTCCGCCTCGGCCTCCGCAACGGCCAGATCCTCTGCGGCGCGCTTAACCGGGTCCACCTGGGTGCCGTCCCGAAG GTGGTCGTAAACACGGCGGCGGACTCCGTGCTCCAGGCCGACGGCGCGGCGCTGTCGGCGTTCCAGTACTTCGAGAACGTGCGCAACTTCCTGGTGGCGGCGCAGGAGATCGGCCTGCCGTGCTTCGAGGCCTCCGATTTGGAGCAG GGAGGGAAGAGCGCCAGGGTGGTGAACTGCGTCCTCGCGCTGAAGTCATACTGTGACTGGAAGCAATGCGGTGGCACCGGGCCGTGGAAGTACGGGGGGAATCTTAAGCCATCAGTGTCCGGCAAGTCCTTCGGGAGGAAGAACTCTGAGCCGTTCCAGAGGAGCCAATCGATCAATGAAGGTGAAGTGCCCTATGAGGAAGCTGGGTTCAATGGCTACGCTCATTTTGATTCCAGCGACATG TCAACATGGCGCCCCCTTAAAATGTTGGTCAGTGCAGTTTTGTCCGACAAAAGGCCAGATGAAGTTCCACAG CTCTTGGAGTCCATGCTGAGCAAACTTGTTGAAGAATTTGAAAATCGTCTAAACAGCCAAAATGAACTG GTCAAAGCGGCTCTAAAAAATGGTATTGATAACACCAGATCCTTTTCAAAATCAAAGGTTCTGGTTGAGACCACTCCTAATACTAGTGGGAGAAAG ATGGATACAGCAGATATTTACTGTAACCATAAACAAACAAAAAAAGTAGCATCAAGTGAATTGGCACTGAAGCAATATTCAATTCTACAACAACAGTCAAAGAATGTTGAG GAACTTAAGAGTGATTTAATAAATACAAGGGATGGTATGGAGTATATGCAAATGAAGTACGCTGAGGATCTCAACCTTCTTG GAAGGCACCTGTTTAGCTTGGCTCATGCTGCTTCTGGTTATCACAAAGTTCTTGAAGAAAATAGAAAACTATACAACCAGGTGCAGGATCTTAAAG GAAGTATTAGGGTATATTGTAGGGTGCGTCCCTTTTTGCCGGGACAAGCAAGTCCGTCCACTGTGGCTTCCATTGACGAGGGCAacataacccttgtcatcccttccAAGTCTGGAAAGGAAGTACGGAAAACTTTTAGCTTCAATAAGGTTTTTGGCTCATCAGCGACACAAG ATGAGGTGTTCTTGGATACTCAACCCCTTATTCGCTCGGTTCTTGATGGATACAATGTATGTATCTTTGCATATGGCCAAACTGGATCAGGGAAGACATACACGATG AGTGGGCCCAAAAACATGACTGAGCAAACCCAAGGTGTCAACTATCGGGCACTTGGTGATCTATTTAAGCTTGCTGAACAAAGGAAGAGAACCTTCATTTATGATATTGCTGTGCAAATGATTGAGATTTACAATGAACAAGTCAGGGACCTCCTTGTCACTGacggtctcaacaaaaa ATTAGAGATTCGGAATAACTCTCAAAATGGGCTAAATGTGCCAGATGCAAGTCTTGTTCGTGTGGCATCAACAATGGATGTCATGGAATTGATGAATGTTGGGCACAAGAATCGTGCTGTTGGTGCCACTGCACTAAATGACAGGAGTAGTCGTTCCCACAG TTGTTTAACTGTTCATGTTAAGGGAAGGGATCTGACATCAGGGACAATCCTTCGCGGTTGCATGCATTTAGTTGATCTTGCTGGCAGTGAACGGGTTGATAAATCAGAGGTCACTGGAGAAAGGTTAAAAGAAGCACagcatataaacaaatcattgtcagccTTAGGGGATGTAATTGCTTCGCTTGCCCAAAAGAATTCACATGTACCTTACAGGAATAGTAAATTAACACAACTTCTCCAAGATTCACTTG GAGGTCAGGCCAAAACCTTGATGTTTGTTCATATAAGCCCAGAAAGTGATGCTGTAGGAGAAACCATCAGCACCTTGAAGTTTGCCGAGCGTGTGTCAACTGTTGAACTTGGTGCTGCTCAACTAAATAAAGAATCTGGAGAAGTTAGAGAGCTTAAGGCGCAG ATTGCTCAACTTAAATCAGCATTAGCTGCAAAAGATTTAGGATCGGAGCAAATCATCAGTCATGACACTGAGGCATTTAACATAAAGATGCCTTCGCCTGGTTTTTCAATTAAGCGACAGGGTAGCTGTGATCTACTGTCTACCCAAACTAACTTCAGACAACCATTGGATGCTGTTGGAAACATAGAG GCTAGAGCCAATCCTACACTGAGGCAAAAGAAACCAAGCTTTGACCTCCAGGATTTATTAACAGCAAATGATTCTCCTTCATGGCCAGATAGCAATTTGAGGGTAAATTTTCAGACGGGAGATGAAAGAGAAGTAATTGGTGGGGACTGGATAGATAAGGTTGTAGTGAACAACAATAATTCAGTCGGTGACTGGGAGGGTGACAATGCAGCTTTACCTGACTTCTTTTACCAGAGATATCATTCAGGTATGAGGGAGAAGCAGTACCAGAGGAATAACACAAGACAAAAGGATGACCATGAGTATGAAGAGCAAAGGTCTCGATTTTACTCTACCAATACTGATGATTCTGATGACATTGACATGGCAACAAGTGATTCCTCAGAATCAGATGCGCTATGGCAGCAGCTCAATGTCCAAAGCATGGATAACTCTATTAGTTTGAGCGGTTCAAAGGTTAAGAAACCACAAATAAAGCTTAGAGATGGTTCAGATGCCAG GACACCAATCCATTCTCAAATACCATCAGCGTCAAGAAAAGTTGCAAACGGTTCAAACAGATCTGTTAGGCAGCCTTTAAGCAGAAGCGACAGCAGAAGGCTTTCATCAAATGGAAGACAATCTGGTGCAAAGTAG